From a region of the Mycobacteroides saopaulense genome:
- a CDS encoding PucR family transcriptional regulator, whose amino-acid sequence MRWVLDQPDLKLTLQGGAAGLGREINLALTTELADPARWLSGGELVLTTGIGLPSSARERRSYLHALDKNNVAALGFGTGLTFDEVPAELVAAADELGMPVLEVPLRTPFAAVVKTVSTHIAELEYDAVLRASRAQPRITRAIVNGGVQAVTAELGRSLRASVVVLDAGGTVVASHPRNLDVATVNLVRGALTPGALAGAQQLGPGIAVSQQAIGVGGTSYGVLAVVSKTPLTFVDQVLLGHANSLLALDFDKPSRLQEAQRQLNGQVLGLLLGNERNLDPVWAQLSRAADGRGRIRVLVVNAESQAALPKVLSSVTRAMESEGHVVFAHTAEFQLTVVLPGSETLEFARQLFAEVDGRARKGLRAGLSGAHPVGRLVDAVQNAKLAASVADRGGTPLEFTSLAGSALLSFGASREVLIAVANATLAPLAEFDAMHGAELMASLRAYLEANGHWESAAAAVGVHRHTLRKRVETAQSLLACDLDIARVRAELLLAMLAGTPDAGK is encoded by the coding sequence GTGCGTTGGGTGCTGGACCAGCCGGACCTGAAACTCACTCTTCAGGGCGGTGCCGCGGGCCTGGGGCGCGAGATCAACCTGGCGCTCACCACGGAACTCGCTGACCCGGCCCGATGGCTGTCGGGTGGAGAGCTGGTGCTCACCACCGGCATCGGTCTGCCCTCGAGTGCCCGCGAACGGCGGAGCTATCTACACGCTCTCGACAAGAACAATGTCGCCGCATTGGGATTCGGCACTGGATTGACCTTCGACGAGGTGCCTGCGGAGTTGGTGGCGGCCGCCGACGAGCTCGGCATGCCGGTGTTGGAGGTGCCGCTGCGAACCCCGTTCGCGGCGGTGGTGAAGACGGTCAGCACCCACATCGCCGAACTGGAATACGACGCGGTGCTGCGTGCCTCGCGCGCGCAGCCCAGGATCACCCGGGCGATTGTCAACGGCGGTGTGCAGGCGGTCACCGCGGAACTGGGGCGGTCGTTGCGGGCCAGCGTGGTGGTGCTGGACGCCGGTGGCACGGTGGTCGCCAGTCATCCGCGCAATCTGGATGTCGCGACGGTGAATCTGGTTCGCGGCGCACTGACTCCGGGTGCTTTGGCGGGCGCTCAACAACTGGGCCCGGGAATAGCCGTCTCGCAACAGGCGATCGGTGTGGGCGGCACGTCGTACGGAGTGTTGGCCGTCGTCAGTAAGACACCTCTGACCTTCGTGGACCAGGTGCTGCTGGGGCATGCGAATTCGTTGCTGGCCTTGGACTTCGACAAGCCATCGCGGTTACAGGAGGCGCAGCGGCAGCTGAACGGGCAGGTCCTGGGGCTACTGCTGGGGAACGAACGGAATTTGGATCCGGTGTGGGCGCAACTGAGTCGGGCCGCCGACGGGCGCGGGCGCATTCGGGTCTTGGTGGTCAATGCCGAATCTCAGGCGGCGCTGCCCAAGGTGCTGTCCTCGGTGACCCGGGCCATGGAGTCCGAGGGTCACGTGGTCTTCGCGCATACCGCCGAGTTCCAACTCACCGTCGTGTTGCCCGGCTCGGAGACCCTCGAATTCGCGCGGCAGTTGTTTGCGGAGGTGGACGGGCGCGCCAGGAAGGGGTTGCGGGCGGGCCTGAGCGGGGCGCATCCGGTGGGACGACTCGTCGATGCGGTGCAGAACGCGAAGCTCGCCGCATCGGTGGCCGATCGCGGTGGGACGCCGCTGGAGTTCACCTCGTTGGCGGGCAGCGCGCTGCTGTCTTTCGGCGCGAGTCGTGAGGTGCTGATCGCCGTCGCCAACGCGACATTGGCTCCCCTCGCCGAGTTCGACGCTATGCACGGGGCTGAACTGATGGCGTCTCTACGGGCCTATCTGGAGGCCAACGGTCACTGGGAATCGGCGGCCGCGGCCGTCGGCGTGCATCGCCATACGCTGCGCAAACGCGTTGAAACCGCGCAGTCGCTGCTGGCCTGTGACCTCGATATCGCGCGCGTGCGCGCCGAACTGCTGCTGGCGATGCTGGCGGGAACGCCGGACGCCGGGAAGTAG
- a CDS encoding RNA polymerase sigma-70 factor, protein MINTDEHAERFVLLRPLLFTIAYEILGSATESDDVLQDSYLRWAQVDLTTVRDTKSYLAQLVTRQALKSLRTSARRREDYIGPWLPEPLLLDEHDGSADLLLAESVSMAMMVLLETLTPDERAVFVLRDVFGFDYDEIAGAVSKSATAVRQIAHRAREHVHARRRRFQPVAAHESARIAQQFLTATETGDVEGLMALLAPDATWIADGNGRAGAVRRPLTGAGKLARIFAGPFRKGMEHRRTEVVIANASPAIAVYSGDVLEAIITIEITGGRISRLYAVANPDKLVSAATPRVVGR, encoded by the coding sequence GTGATCAACACCGACGAACATGCCGAACGATTTGTCCTACTGCGCCCCTTGCTGTTCACGATCGCCTACGAGATCCTAGGTTCGGCAACCGAATCGGACGACGTGTTACAGGACAGCTACCTACGGTGGGCTCAGGTAGACCTGACGACAGTACGAGACACCAAGTCCTATCTGGCACAGCTGGTCACGCGCCAAGCACTGAAGTCCCTGCGCACCAGCGCCCGCCGGCGCGAGGACTACATCGGCCCATGGCTGCCCGAACCATTGCTGCTCGACGAACACGACGGTTCTGCCGACCTACTGCTCGCCGAGTCCGTGTCGATGGCCATGATGGTGCTGCTGGAAACCCTCACGCCCGACGAGCGCGCAGTGTTCGTGCTGCGCGATGTGTTTGGCTTCGACTATGACGAGATCGCCGGTGCGGTAAGCAAATCCGCCACCGCGGTGCGGCAGATCGCACATCGAGCGCGCGAGCATGTACACGCGCGCCGCAGACGATTCCAACCCGTCGCCGCTCACGAGAGCGCGCGGATCGCCCAGCAGTTCCTCACGGCCACCGAGACCGGAGACGTCGAAGGCCTGATGGCGTTGCTGGCACCCGACGCCACCTGGATCGCTGATGGCAACGGGCGGGCCGGGGCAGTCCGACGGCCACTCACCGGCGCCGGCAAGCTGGCCCGCATATTCGCCGGCCCGTTCCGAAAGGGTATGGAGCACAGGAGGACAGAGGTAGTCATCGCCAATGCCTCACCGGCCATCGCGGTGTACTCCGGCGATGTTCTGGAAGCCATCATCACCATCGAGATCACCGGCGGCAGGATCAGCCGGCTCTACGCCGTCGCCAACCCCGACAAGCTGGTATCCGCGGCGACCCCTCGCGTAGTCGGTCGTTGA
- a CDS encoding NAD(P)/FAD-dependent oxidoreductase, whose product MTDQHPHVIVLGGGYAGTMAANRLQQNTDIDITLINPRADFVHRLRLHQFAAGTGIATVDYAPLLGRRVRLVVDGAARVDARARMVRLESGDILDYDYLVYAVGSTDSAPADIPGLAEFAYPLAEFESAQRLRQALETADHDAPITVVGAGLTGIEMAAELADLGRQVRLVCGGRLAPAFGAPARRSIAMWFARRRVDVLENATVSEVLPDSVVLAGGAALPSTITIWAGGFGVPSLAAHSGLSTNADGRLLTDETLTSIDDDRIIGAGDAVTTSSLPTRMSCYTANTTGAAAADTVLSRLSGAEPAAFRLAYVGQCLSLGRHNAVLQFTHQDDSPVGFHTRGRLTASFKEFVLKSVPWGLRREGRKPGASVWFKSQARHASTTRDQAEATTL is encoded by the coding sequence ATGACCGATCAGCACCCACACGTCATAGTCCTCGGTGGCGGTTACGCCGGAACGATGGCGGCCAACCGTTTACAGCAGAACACCGATATCGACATCACACTGATCAACCCGCGCGCCGACTTCGTTCACCGCCTGCGGCTGCACCAGTTCGCGGCCGGGACGGGTATCGCCACGGTCGACTACGCCCCACTGCTAGGAAGGCGCGTGCGACTCGTTGTCGACGGCGCCGCACGCGTCGACGCTCGCGCGCGCATGGTCCGCCTGGAGTCCGGAGACATTCTCGATTACGACTATCTCGTCTACGCGGTCGGCAGCACCGATTCGGCGCCCGCGGACATACCGGGTCTCGCGGAATTCGCTTATCCTCTTGCCGAATTCGAGTCAGCGCAACGTCTGCGCCAAGCTCTTGAAACAGCAGATCACGACGCCCCGATCACCGTGGTGGGGGCCGGCCTGACCGGGATCGAGATGGCCGCCGAGTTGGCCGATCTCGGTCGACAAGTGAGGCTGGTGTGCGGTGGCCGATTGGCGCCGGCATTCGGGGCGCCCGCACGGCGGTCGATCGCCATGTGGTTCGCTCGCCGCCGGGTCGACGTACTGGAGAATGCGACAGTTTCCGAGGTGCTACCGGACTCCGTGGTGCTCGCGGGCGGTGCGGCGCTACCCAGCACGATCACCATCTGGGCAGGCGGATTCGGGGTACCGAGCCTGGCCGCCCACAGCGGCCTGAGCACCAACGCCGACGGCCGGCTGCTCACCGATGAAACGCTCACCAGTATCGACGACGACCGGATTATCGGAGCCGGGGACGCCGTGACCACGTCGAGCCTGCCGACGCGCATGAGCTGCTACACGGCCAACACGACCGGCGCCGCGGCTGCCGACACGGTGCTGAGCCGCCTGTCGGGTGCCGAGCCCGCCGCGTTCCGCCTGGCGTATGTCGGGCAATGCCTGAGCCTTGGACGACACAATGCGGTTCTACAGTTCACGCACCAGGATGACAGTCCAGTCGGGTTCCATACCCGGGGCAGGCTGACGGCGTCGTTCAAGGAATTCGTCCTCAAGAGTGTCCCGTGGGGGCTGCGTCGGGAGGGCCGCAAGCCGGGGGCGAGCGTGTGGTTCAAGAGCCAGGCCCGCCACGCGTCAACCACTAGAGATCAGGCGGAGGCCACCACGTTGTGA
- a CDS encoding alpha/beta hydrolase family protein, producing the protein MSTEELPDIAGIAHHPDGHPHGAVVLTHGAGGSCHSPMLRLLCTAWAERGWLAIRFDMPFRRNRPSGPPSASSADKDRAGIAEVINKARVMVDGPLLAGGHSYGGRQTSMLVAEKGPIIDVLTLFSYPLHPPGKPDRLRTEHLPDIQVPTVFTHGSSDAFGTIEEIKEASVLIPAGATIVEITGARHDLGSKTIDVPTLAIDAALAALQG; encoded by the coding sequence GTGAGCACCGAGGAACTTCCGGACATCGCCGGAATCGCCCACCACCCCGACGGGCACCCCCACGGTGCGGTAGTACTCACCCACGGGGCGGGCGGCAGCTGCCACTCCCCCATGCTGCGCCTGCTGTGCACGGCGTGGGCCGAGCGTGGCTGGCTGGCGATACGGTTCGACATGCCATTCCGGCGCAACCGGCCAAGCGGCCCTCCCTCGGCCTCCTCCGCCGACAAAGACCGCGCGGGTATCGCCGAGGTGATCAACAAGGCTCGCGTCATGGTGGACGGCCCACTGCTGGCGGGCGGTCATTCGTACGGCGGACGCCAAACATCGATGCTCGTGGCCGAAAAGGGGCCCATCATCGACGTTCTGACCCTGTTCTCCTACCCGCTGCATCCGCCCGGTAAGCCCGACCGGCTGCGCACCGAGCATCTTCCCGATATCCAGGTTCCGACGGTCTTCACCCACGGCAGCTCGGATGCGTTCGGCACCATCGAGGAAATCAAAGAGGCGTCGGTACTGATCCCGGCAGGCGCCACGATCGTGGAGATCACCGGCGCGCGCCACGATCTGGGTTCCAAGACCATCGACGTGCCGACACTGGCCATCGACGCCGCGCTGGCCGCCCTGCAGGGCTAG
- a CDS encoding TetR family transcriptional regulator, with amino-acid sequence MVEASPVRPAAMPSTRRQHEQYKRMLDAAEELAMTRELDHVQMHDVAKHANVAIGTLYRYFPTKRHLFVSALVRESERLVGRIPVLPDGEQTPADRVGEALVRALRGLTRRRMLAIAMIRSSNSASLAEVPDLMQIEKRFHELISEVAGLSDPTDEDEAVIRLLVHQWFGCIQVCLNGGLTVAQAEADLRRASQLLMRDWRALGS; translated from the coding sequence ATGGTTGAAGCGTCACCGGTGCGGCCAGCCGCCATGCCGTCGACCCGGCGCCAACATGAGCAGTACAAGCGCATGCTCGATGCGGCCGAGGAACTCGCCATGACCCGCGAGCTCGACCACGTTCAGATGCACGACGTCGCCAAGCACGCGAACGTCGCCATCGGGACGTTGTACCGGTACTTCCCGACGAAGCGTCATCTGTTCGTCTCCGCTCTGGTGCGTGAGTCCGAACGGCTTGTCGGCCGCATTCCGGTGCTGCCCGACGGCGAGCAGACCCCCGCCGACCGGGTGGGCGAGGCGCTGGTACGGGCACTGCGCGGGCTGACACGGCGGCGCATGCTGGCCATCGCGATGATCCGGTCGTCGAACTCGGCCTCGCTGGCCGAGGTTCCCGATCTGATGCAGATCGAGAAGCGGTTCCATGAGCTGATATCCGAGGTGGCCGGGCTATCCGATCCGACCGATGAGGATGAGGCCGTGATCAGGCTGCTGGTGCACCAGTGGTTCGGCTGTATCCAGGTGTGTCTCAATGGTGGCCTCACCGTGGCGCAGGCCGAGGCCGATCTGCGCCGGGCATCACAGCTGTTGATGCGCGACTGGCGTGCGCTGGGCTCTTGA
- a CDS encoding aminobutyraldehyde dehydrogenase: MPDSVLQNYIDGRFVDSNSSETIDLINPVDESVVGRAPVSNAEDVNAAVAAAERAFVSWGRSTPSFRQQALLKLADAIEAHSDEIVEAQCRNTGQPKAIIAAEEVAVSADQVRFFAGAARLVEGKSAGEYMEGFTSYVRREPIGVVGQVTPWNYPFMMAIWKIGPALATGNTIVLKPSDTTPESTLVLARLTQGILPDGVFNVVLGTAATGSELVSHPAIGLVSITGSVRAGIAVAASAAEQLKRSHLELGGKAPVVVFDDVDIDKAALGIAQAAFFNAGQDCTAATRVIVHQSIHDEFVNALNSAAQTLRPGPPDDPDSFYGPMNNVNHFTAVTKKLENLPAHAIVVTGGKRWGDNGYFIEPTIVTGVRQEDPIVQEETFGPILTVQSFDSADEAVRLANGVRYALASSVWTKDHATAERFTRELDFGCVWVNCHIPLVAEMPHGGFKYSGYGKDLSAYGVEDYTRIKHVMSAHA, translated from the coding sequence ATGCCGGACTCAGTACTCCAGAACTACATCGACGGACGGTTCGTCGATTCCAACTCATCGGAAACCATCGACCTGATCAACCCGGTCGATGAATCGGTGGTGGGCCGCGCCCCGGTCTCCAACGCCGAGGACGTCAACGCGGCCGTGGCGGCGGCCGAACGTGCCTTCGTCTCCTGGGGCAGATCCACCCCCAGCTTTCGGCAGCAGGCGTTGCTCAAGCTCGCCGACGCCATCGAGGCCCACTCCGACGAGATCGTCGAGGCGCAATGCCGCAACACCGGACAGCCCAAGGCGATCATCGCCGCCGAAGAGGTGGCCGTCAGCGCCGACCAAGTCCGGTTCTTCGCCGGTGCCGCACGGCTCGTCGAGGGCAAGTCGGCCGGCGAATACATGGAGGGTTTCACCTCCTACGTTCGTCGTGAGCCCATCGGGGTCGTCGGGCAGGTGACTCCCTGGAACTACCCGTTCATGATGGCGATCTGGAAGATCGGTCCCGCGTTGGCCACCGGAAACACCATCGTCCTCAAGCCCAGTGACACCACCCCCGAGAGCACGCTGGTGCTGGCTCGGCTGACCCAGGGCATCCTGCCCGACGGGGTCTTCAACGTCGTCTTGGGTACCGCGGCCACCGGCTCCGAATTGGTGAGTCACCCTGCTATCGGGCTGGTTTCGATCACGGGCTCGGTGCGCGCCGGTATCGCCGTCGCCGCGTCGGCGGCCGAACAGCTCAAGCGCAGCCACCTCGAACTCGGCGGCAAGGCCCCGGTCGTCGTGTTCGACGACGTCGATATCGACAAGGCCGCATTGGGTATCGCGCAGGCTGCCTTCTTCAACGCCGGCCAGGACTGCACGGCCGCCACCCGGGTGATCGTGCATCAATCGATCCACGACGAGTTCGTGAACGCCCTCAACTCCGCGGCTCAGACGCTGCGACCCGGCCCGCCCGACGATCCGGACAGCTTCTACGGGCCGATGAACAACGTCAACCACTTCACCGCTGTCACCAAGAAGCTCGAGAACCTGCCCGCGCACGCCATCGTCGTGACCGGCGGAAAACGCTGGGGCGACAACGGGTATTTCATCGAGCCCACCATTGTCACCGGCGTCCGGCAGGAAGATCCCATAGTCCAGGAGGAGACATTCGGGCCGATCCTGACCGTCCAGTCCTTCGATAGTGCGGACGAAGCCGTGCGCTTGGCCAACGGGGTGCGCTACGCCCTGGCTTCCAGCGTCTGGACCAAGGACCATGCCACCGCGGAACGGTTCACCCGCGAGCTCGATTTCGGATGTGTATGGGTCAACTGTCATATCCCGCTGGTTGCCGAGATGCCGCACGGCGGATTCAAGTACTCCGGTTACGGCAAGGACCTGTCCGCATACGGTGTGGAGGACTACACCCGGATCAAGCACGTGATGAGCGCCCACGCGTGA
- a CDS encoding primary-amine oxidase, with protein MTTDTFHPLDPLAADEFTAVAEILAQTHDVGKSWRYTSIELAEPSKSEIAAFDGKGTRPDRRALATCLDTNQNATYKAVISLTSGEVLSWSHIPGVQPNFTVDEWEEADATLRRHPDVIAALAKRGITDMDLVFMDTWTYGDAVMPEKYKGRRLGWSDTWVRSSEGANPYAGPVNGFHCIIDMNSMELLEIEDTFTVERPEMMGEYVPRHVPERLRRQSTRESLQPLHITQPDGPSFTLEGNKLQWQNWSLRVGFNYREGMTLHAVTYNDNGRVRSVAHRMSFAEMMVPYRDHCEDHYRRTAFDIGEWGIGFMTTSLELGCDCLGEIRYLDAVLHNSKGEPYTIKNAICIHEEDNAVLWKHVDHDHGAEVRRMRRLTVSFHVTVANYEYLTYWRFYQDGNIECEVRATGIMVVSNLPAGVHSAHGTLVDNRTYAPYHQHFLVARLDLDVDGTENTVYATETEIEPVGPDNPYGLSLRQRNTPLRTESEGKQDFRWETQRAWKVVNDNTRNGIGTAPAYKLVPGAAIPSMFDPSSPVLARCRAIEHTLWVTPNSPEERWPAGEFVTQSKDDLGLPNWTANNRSIENTDVVLWYVFGIHHITRPEDWPIMPVDTVNFWLKPVGFFDRNPSLDVAPSPPKSCHAPGHQEA; from the coding sequence GTGACGACCGATACGTTTCACCCGCTTGATCCCTTGGCTGCGGACGAGTTCACCGCGGTCGCAGAGATTCTGGCGCAGACGCACGATGTCGGAAAGAGTTGGCGGTACACCTCCATCGAGCTGGCCGAGCCCTCCAAATCCGAGATCGCCGCATTCGACGGCAAGGGCACACGGCCCGATCGTCGAGCACTGGCCACCTGTTTGGACACCAACCAAAACGCGACCTACAAGGCGGTCATTTCTCTGACGTCCGGTGAGGTGTTGTCCTGGAGTCACATTCCGGGAGTACAGCCCAACTTCACCGTTGATGAATGGGAGGAGGCCGACGCGACCCTGCGTCGCCACCCCGACGTGATCGCCGCACTGGCCAAACGCGGTATCACCGACATGGACCTGGTGTTCATGGATACCTGGACGTACGGCGATGCGGTCATGCCAGAGAAGTACAAGGGCAGGCGACTGGGCTGGTCGGACACCTGGGTGCGTTCCAGCGAAGGCGCCAACCCGTACGCGGGACCCGTCAACGGATTCCATTGCATCATCGACATGAACAGCATGGAGCTGTTGGAGATCGAGGACACGTTCACCGTCGAGCGGCCCGAGATGATGGGCGAGTACGTGCCTCGACATGTACCGGAGCGCCTCCGCCGCCAGAGCACCCGTGAATCTCTGCAGCCACTGCACATAACACAGCCGGACGGACCCTCATTCACCCTCGAGGGCAACAAGCTCCAATGGCAGAACTGGTCGTTGCGCGTCGGATTCAACTACCGCGAGGGCATGACCCTGCATGCGGTGACCTACAACGACAACGGCCGGGTGCGTTCGGTCGCCCATCGCATGTCGTTCGCCGAGATGATGGTGCCGTACCGAGATCACTGCGAAGATCACTACCGGAGAACAGCTTTCGATATCGGCGAGTGGGGCATCGGGTTCATGACGACCTCGCTGGAGCTGGGCTGTGACTGCCTCGGCGAGATCCGGTACCTGGATGCGGTCCTGCACAACAGCAAGGGTGAGCCGTACACCATCAAGAATGCGATCTGCATCCACGAAGAGGACAACGCCGTCCTGTGGAAGCACGTGGACCACGATCACGGCGCCGAGGTGCGCCGGATGCGCCGGCTCACGGTGTCGTTCCACGTCACCGTCGCCAACTACGAGTACCTCACGTATTGGCGTTTCTATCAGGACGGAAACATCGAATGTGAGGTCCGCGCAACAGGAATCATGGTCGTCAGCAATCTTCCGGCCGGAGTTCACAGTGCGCACGGAACCCTCGTCGACAACCGGACCTATGCGCCCTATCACCAGCATTTCCTTGTCGCGAGGCTAGACCTCGATGTCGATGGCACCGAAAACACCGTGTACGCCACCGAAACCGAGATCGAACCCGTGGGCCCCGACAATCCGTATGGGCTGTCCCTGCGGCAGCGCAACACCCCGCTGCGCACGGAATCGGAAGGCAAACAGGATTTCCGCTGGGAGACCCAGCGCGCGTGGAAGGTCGTCAACGACAACACCCGCAACGGCATCGGCACTGCACCGGCCTACAAGTTGGTGCCCGGCGCGGCCATCCCGTCCATGTTCGATCCTTCCTCGCCGGTGCTGGCCCGCTGCCGCGCCATCGAGCACACCCTCTGGGTGACGCCCAACTCACCCGAGGAACGCTGGCCGGCAGGAGAATTCGTCACACAGAGCAAGGACGATCTGGGCCTGCCTAACTGGACCGCGAACAATCGCTCCATCGAGAACACCGACGTGGTGCTGTGGTACGTGTTCGGCATCCACCACATCACGAGGCCCGAAGACTGGCCCATCATGCCCGTCGACACCGTGAACTTCTGGCTCAAACCGGTCGGGTTCTTCGACCGCAACCCCTCGCTCGACGTCGCTCCCAGCCCACCGAAGAGCTGTCACGCACCAGGACACCAGGAGGCCTAG
- a CDS encoding universal stress protein, with translation MNDAATRGAKRIAVAYLATPGGDDALAVGAQIARSLGAHLDLCMVLPLDRPILAPLPQQERQDILSENATHWLKHAEATIPDDLTVETHISFHESIAEGLIAQCVDLGAEAIVVGGSGGGLVGSLSLGSVVNELVHSSPIPLVISPRGARYQKNLRVREVTCAMGTRPGAHVLLDTALQACQRAKTPLRLVSLVSFDPIPGGDDDQSARERASIHAQQSLETAKLILPPDFPVTSMVAEGPTVEAAVNKLDWHEGDVIMVGSSRLAQPRRLFLGSTAAKMLRVLQVPMVVIPKEEANRD, from the coding sequence ATGAACGATGCCGCCACGAGAGGTGCCAAGCGGATAGCCGTTGCGTATCTGGCCACCCCGGGCGGCGATGACGCGCTAGCCGTCGGAGCACAGATCGCGCGTTCTCTGGGCGCACACCTGGATCTGTGTATGGTGCTGCCCCTGGATCGCCCGATCCTTGCTCCGCTTCCGCAGCAGGAGCGCCAGGATATCCTGTCCGAGAACGCCACTCATTGGCTCAAGCATGCCGAGGCCACCATTCCCGACGACCTGACCGTCGAGACGCATATCAGCTTCCACGAATCGATCGCCGAGGGACTCATCGCGCAATGTGTGGACCTGGGGGCCGAGGCCATCGTGGTGGGCGGTTCTGGTGGCGGCCTGGTCGGCAGCTTGTCGCTGGGATCGGTGGTCAACGAGCTCGTGCACTCCTCCCCCATCCCGCTGGTGATCTCTCCGCGTGGCGCCCGCTATCAGAAGAACCTGCGCGTTCGGGAAGTCACCTGCGCCATGGGAACCCGGCCCGGCGCACACGTGCTGCTGGATACCGCGTTGCAGGCCTGCCAGCGCGCGAAAACACCGCTGCGCCTGGTGTCCTTGGTGTCGTTCGACCCGATCCCCGGGGGTGACGACGACCAGTCGGCGCGCGAACGCGCCTCCATCCACGCACAGCAGTCCCTGGAGACTGCCAAACTGATTCTGCCGCCGGATTTCCCGGTCACCTCGATGGTCGCCGAGGGACCCACCGTGGAGGCTGCCGTGAACAAGCTCGACTGGCATGAGGGCGACGTCATCATGGTGGGTTCCAGCCGTCTTGCGCAGCCGCGGCGGCTGTTCCTGGGATCGACGGCCGCCAAGATGCTTCGGGTGCTGCAGGTTCCGATGGTCGTGATCCCCAAGGAAGAGGCCAACCGTGATTGA